A genomic window from Brevibacillus agri includes:
- a CDS encoding MDR family MFS transporter codes for MKEQKRQVNLVTAGLLLGLVLASLDQTIVATAMPTITKEWAGLSLYSWVFAIYMLASTITMPIYGKLADLFGTRIVYLSGLALFLAGALLCGWSGSMMELITARGVQGLGAGALLPIAFTIVGELYPPEQRGKFQGLFGAVFALASMVGPTLGGIIVEKWDWGWIFFLNLPIGIPAFLLIALAWRGKTIRDKKPQIDWYGAISLSAAVLAILLALVIGGELHDAWGSWPVLGLFGTGLLLTGLFIWVESKAKEPLLPLSLFRIPAIGFGNIAGFFVSAALFGAIAYIPLFVQGVSGASPAEAGYMLTPLMLSVAVSSAIGGRLLAKASFRAILVPSLVLIAIGFYLLGQLQATTPNSQLLVSMIVTGLGMGAVFPALGTAAQSAVPPEARGVAMSTSQFFRSIGGTMGISVFGTILAWHMQAGMNEVSGMADSTLSAEQLAALADPKLLLDEQLRSALAPESLAAVQHVFSEALHGVFFSGMLLIFISLAASMLLGRA; via the coding sequence ATGAAGGAACAAAAGCGTCAGGTGAATCTGGTGACGGCAGGCTTGCTGCTTGGTCTGGTGTTGGCGTCGCTGGATCAGACGATCGTGGCCACGGCCATGCCGACGATTACAAAAGAATGGGCAGGATTGTCGCTCTACAGTTGGGTGTTTGCGATCTACATGCTCGCTTCGACGATCACGATGCCGATTTACGGAAAGCTCGCCGATTTGTTTGGCACGCGGATTGTCTATTTGAGCGGGTTGGCGCTGTTTTTGGCGGGGGCGCTCTTGTGCGGATGGTCAGGCTCGATGATGGAGCTGATTACCGCCCGGGGAGTGCAAGGCTTGGGGGCCGGGGCTTTGCTGCCGATTGCCTTTACGATTGTCGGCGAGCTGTACCCACCCGAGCAACGCGGAAAATTCCAGGGCTTGTTCGGAGCGGTGTTCGCTTTGGCGAGCATGGTCGGTCCGACGCTGGGAGGGATCATAGTGGAGAAGTGGGACTGGGGCTGGATTTTCTTTCTCAATCTGCCGATCGGCATTCCCGCCTTTCTGCTCATCGCACTGGCGTGGCGCGGGAAAACGATTCGCGACAAAAAGCCGCAGATTGACTGGTACGGAGCCATCAGCCTGAGCGCCGCTGTCCTTGCGATTTTGCTCGCCCTGGTGATCGGAGGGGAGCTGCATGACGCATGGGGCTCATGGCCGGTTCTCGGCTTGTTCGGTACGGGTCTGCTTTTGACGGGGCTGTTCATCTGGGTTGAAAGCAAGGCGAAGGAGCCGCTTTTGCCGCTCTCGCTGTTTCGGATTCCGGCCATCGGCTTCGGAAATATCGCAGGCTTTTTCGTGAGCGCAGCGCTATTTGGTGCCATTGCTTACATTCCGCTGTTCGTCCAGGGCGTGAGCGGAGCAAGTCCGGCGGAGGCGGGGTATATGCTGACACCGCTCATGCTGTCCGTGGCAGTGTCTTCTGCCATTGGCGGAAGGCTGCTGGCCAAAGCTTCGTTTCGCGCGATTCTGGTTCCGAGTCTGGTCTTGATAGCGATTGGCTTTTACCTTTTAGGCCAGCTTCAGGCAACCACGCCAAACAGCCAGCTTTTGGTTTCCATGATCGTGACGGGGCTTGGGATGGGAGCAGTCTTCCCGGCGCTCGGTACAGCAGCCCAAAGTGCGGTTCCGCCCGAGGCACGCGGCGTCGCCATGTCGACCTCGCAATTTTTTCGCTCGATTGGCGGGACGATGGGCATCAGCGTATTCGGAACGATTTTGGCGTGGCACATGCAGGCGGGGATGAACGAGGTGAGCGGTATGGCAGACTCCACGCTGTCTGCTGAGCAGCTTGCCGCCCTTGCCGATCCGAAGCTTCTGCTGGACGAGCAGCTTCGCAGTGCGCTTGCGCCCGAGTCGCTCGCGGCCGTGCAGCACGTATTCAGCGAGGCTTTGCACGGCGTGTTTTTCTCCGGGATGCTGCTGATTTTCATCAGCCTGGCTGCCAGCATGCTGTTGGGGAGGGCGTGA
- a CDS encoding HesB/IscA family protein, giving the protein MITITPQAAARLALMIAEERDADKLGIRLVPTTTGCGSFTYSIAITEAEKHDQVQVINEVRFFYQPQDVDKLLGTVIDCDPVTGRFSILHPRPQEANCPHTH; this is encoded by the coding sequence GTGATAACCATTACCCCACAGGCGGCAGCGCGCCTTGCCCTGATGATCGCGGAAGAGCGTGACGCAGACAAGCTGGGGATCAGGCTCGTTCCTACAACGACAGGCTGCGGCAGCTTTACCTACAGCATTGCCATCACCGAAGCGGAAAAGCACGATCAGGTCCAGGTCATCAACGAAGTCCGCTTTTTTTACCAGCCGCAAGACGTAGACAAGCTCCTTGGGACTGTCATCGATTGCGATCCTGTCACGGGGCGTTTTTCCATTCTCCATCCCCGGCCGCAAGAGGCAAATTGCCCGCATACTCACTGA
- a CDS encoding DUF1385 domain-containing protein, which produces MIMGMSFGRGVLFHDRNVLACAEVKDGVIHMWAEKITLKTIGKLWYRIFFSFPWYYQLFHLLLACYVVAALVNPAWVVIDPLWVAVYIGGFHFVFPKMMKKFHGAEHKVFSYTGKKSLAALPQIAKADIVNEGCSTNLVVWFFVGFLLSVWFLPLEWSVVCGVGGLFVGMFGERYVRKYCGVLYKLSAFFQKHFTTKEPDRLHLETAIRSYMLFEHIREVERQRSA; this is translated from the coding sequence ATGATTATGGGGATGTCTTTTGGACGCGGTGTGCTTTTTCATGATCGAAACGTGCTTGCTTGTGCCGAAGTAAAAGACGGCGTCATCCATATGTGGGCGGAAAAAATTACGCTCAAGACGATCGGCAAGCTGTGGTATCGGATTTTTTTCTCCTTTCCCTGGTATTATCAGCTTTTTCATCTGCTGCTTGCCTGCTATGTGGTCGCAGCCCTGGTCAATCCGGCGTGGGTGGTTATAGATCCGCTGTGGGTAGCGGTTTACATCGGCGGCTTTCATTTTGTTTTTCCAAAAATGATGAAAAAGTTTCACGGTGCAGAACATAAAGTCTTCAGCTATACAGGCAAAAAATCGCTGGCGGCCTTGCCGCAAATCGCCAAAGCCGATATCGTCAACGAAGGCTGCTCGACCAATCTGGTCGTCTGGTTTTTCGTCGGATTTTTGCTCTCGGTCTGGTTTTTGCCGCTGGAGTGGAGCGTTGTCTGCGGCGTGGGCGGCCTGTTCGTCGGGATGTTTGGGGAGCGCTACGTGCGCAAATATTGCGGCGTGCTTTACAAGCTGTCCGCTTTTTTTCAGAAGCACTTCACGACAAAAGAGCCGGATCGCCTGCACCTGGAGACGGCGATTCGCTCCTATATGCTGTTTGAGCATATTCGCGAAGTGGAGCGGCAGCGCTCCGCCTGA
- a CDS encoding GNAT family N-acetyltransferase, translating to MRIEKRDFTVNGLTYTIRSATEQDAGELSALRLQIDGETENLDREKGEDYIDEAGFSELIRADAASSRNLFLVAVAEGQIVAFSRCAGSPLKRFAHKVEFGVGVLQAFWGYGIGKHLLQESIAWADRTGVKKMTLHVLETNEKAIRLYERLGFEVEGVLKQDKLLSDGNYYNTIVMGRYRD from the coding sequence ATGCGAATCGAAAAGCGCGATTTTACCGTCAATGGGCTGACTTACACGATCCGCTCCGCAACGGAACAGGACGCGGGCGAGCTGTCCGCGCTGCGGCTGCAAATCGACGGCGAGACGGAAAATCTGGACCGGGAAAAAGGCGAAGACTACATCGACGAAGCCGGGTTCAGCGAGCTGATTCGCGCTGACGCCGCGAGCAGCCGCAACCTGTTTCTGGTGGCGGTGGCAGAGGGGCAGATCGTCGCGTTTTCGCGCTGCGCAGGCAGCCCGCTGAAAAGATTCGCGCACAAGGTGGAGTTTGGCGTAGGAGTCCTGCAAGCTTTTTGGGGATACGGCATCGGAAAACATTTGTTGCAGGAATCAATCGCGTGGGCGGATCGAACTGGCGTGAAAAAAATGACGCTGCACGTCCTGGAAACGAATGAGAAAGCGATCCGGCTGTACGAGCGGCTTGGCTTTGAAGTGGAGGGCGTTTTGAAACAGGACAAACTGCTTTCCGACGGCAACTACTACAATACGATCGTGATGGGCAGATATCGCGACTAA
- a CDS encoding IseA DL-endopeptidase inhibitor family protein yields MKSLDEWRMFKQFISSAEQVWTQIATSPRGKVVYTVNGVDYTPLPDKYNTKRKISRIFRRYWGKQLTEAMIRNLRLRMLKGKLCIPYGAVPPFPNTVQSVQVKANCPNQRVVAAILVGGEKKTRVDYRLIRAGETDAFTIMKRSGREGDVRYRPPAAALKATPKPAPKPVLHPAAKPEAKQAKKKKSKGKKKLLKTP; encoded by the coding sequence GTGAAATCGTTGGATGAATGGCGCATGTTCAAGCAGTTTATCAGCTCGGCCGAGCAAGTCTGGACACAGATCGCCACGTCGCCGCGAGGAAAGGTCGTCTACACCGTAAATGGCGTCGATTACACGCCCTTGCCCGACAAATACAACACGAAGCGGAAAATCTCCCGCATCTTTCGCAGGTATTGGGGCAAACAACTGACAGAGGCGATGATTCGCAACCTCCGCCTGCGGATGCTAAAAGGAAAGCTGTGTATCCCGTATGGCGCGGTCCCGCCGTTTCCGAACACGGTACAGTCTGTACAAGTCAAAGCGAACTGCCCCAACCAGCGAGTGGTGGCAGCGATCCTCGTCGGGGGAGAAAAGAAGACGAGAGTGGATTACCGCTTGATCCGCGCGGGAGAAACCGATGCGTTTACGATCATGAAGCGGTCCGGCCGCGAAGGTGACGTGCGATACCGTCCGCCTGCCGCCGCTTTGAAGGCGACGCCGAAGCCGGCGCCGAAGCCGGTCTTGCACCCTGCAGCGAAGCCCGAGGCAAAGCAGGCCAAAAAGAAAAAGAGCAAAGGAAAGAAAAAGCTCCTCAAAACCCCATAA
- a CDS encoding molybdopterin-containing oxidoreductase family protein, with product MTFTTEENGVFPAVCSLDCPDQCGLLLHKQDGKLVKIEGDPNHPVTRGNICNKVRNMAARLYDPKRLAYPLKRVGKKGRGEFVRITWEEAIETIASRWRTLIDADGPESILPYSFYGNMGRINVEGMDRRFFHRMGASILDRTICNSAGAVGYNFTMGGAFGTDPEDTVHAKLFIMWGINTVSTNMHQVVLAEQARKNGAKIVVIDVHKNQTGRWADWFIPILPGTDTALALGLMHVLFAENLVDSAFLQTYTVGHEELREHVKAYDPVTVSAITGVPVDDIYKLARWYGQTSPAFIRIGNGIQHHDNGGMCVRTIACLPALTGQWLVRGGGAIKGNKGFLEHNKNALQRPDLLADKNTRVINMNELGKALLEANPPVKSLFVYTSNPAIVAPDGNKVRQGLAREDLFTVVHDLFLTETARYADIVLPATSSYENMDFYTSYWHRYIQLQKPVLAPYGESKSNTELFRLLAAAMGYDEPAFRDSDEEMIRQALQGHGNPHLEGIDFETLAERNFMKAKVDSYFAGRLATPSGKIELYSQTMADRGYPALPTYTPLLTDDAYPYRFIPGPNHNFLNSTFSNNDKHVKMEKIPRLHMNSADALAAGIADGDTVRVWNERGECELVVSVGENVLPGVVVSQGLWADAPQAKHYVNALTPDRVADMGGGATFFSGRVDVVKLAK from the coding sequence GTGACTTTTACGACAGAGGAAAATGGCGTATTTCCTGCCGTCTGCTCCCTGGATTGCCCGGATCAGTGCGGACTGTTGCTTCACAAGCAGGATGGCAAGTTGGTAAAAATCGAGGGCGATCCGAACCATCCGGTGACGAGAGGAAACATTTGCAACAAAGTGCGCAACATGGCGGCGCGCCTCTACGATCCGAAGCGGCTGGCCTATCCGCTCAAGCGAGTCGGGAAAAAAGGCCGCGGCGAGTTTGTCCGCATCACCTGGGAGGAAGCGATCGAAACGATTGCTTCGCGCTGGCGTACCTTGATTGATGCGGACGGCCCCGAGTCCATTTTGCCGTACAGCTTTTACGGAAATATGGGCCGGATCAATGTGGAAGGCATGGATCGGCGCTTTTTCCACCGCATGGGTGCGAGCATTCTCGACCGCACGATTTGCAACAGCGCAGGAGCGGTCGGCTACAACTTCACGATGGGCGGCGCTTTCGGGACCGACCCTGAGGACACGGTACACGCCAAGCTGTTCATCATGTGGGGCATCAACACGGTCAGCACGAACATGCACCAGGTCGTGCTTGCCGAGCAGGCGCGGAAAAACGGCGCGAAAATCGTCGTCATCGACGTCCATAAAAACCAGACAGGACGCTGGGCCGACTGGTTCATCCCGATTTTGCCCGGGACCGATACCGCCCTGGCGCTCGGACTTATGCACGTCCTGTTCGCAGAAAACTTGGTCGATTCCGCCTTTTTGCAAACGTACACGGTCGGCCACGAAGAGCTAAGGGAGCACGTAAAAGCGTACGACCCGGTTACCGTGTCCGCGATTACGGGCGTCCCGGTTGACGATATTTACAAGCTGGCGCGCTGGTACGGGCAGACGTCGCCAGCCTTTATCCGCATCGGCAACGGCATTCAGCATCACGACAACGGCGGCATGTGCGTGCGGACGATCGCCTGTCTGCCCGCGCTCACCGGACAGTGGCTCGTGCGGGGCGGGGGCGCGATCAAGGGCAACAAAGGATTTTTGGAGCACAACAAAAACGCGTTGCAGCGGCCGGATTTGCTCGCCGACAAAAACACCCGCGTCATCAACATGAACGAGCTGGGCAAAGCGCTTCTGGAAGCGAATCCACCTGTGAAGTCGCTGTTTGTGTACACGAGCAACCCGGCGATTGTCGCTCCGGATGGCAACAAGGTCAGACAAGGGCTTGCGCGGGAAGATTTGTTCACCGTTGTCCACGATCTGTTTTTGACCGAGACGGCTCGCTATGCCGACATCGTGTTGCCCGCTACGTCCTCGTACGAAAACATGGACTTTTACACAAGCTACTGGCACCGCTACATTCAGTTGCAAAAGCCGGTTCTCGCCCCGTATGGCGAGAGCAAGTCCAACACGGAACTGTTCCGCTTGCTCGCTGCTGCCATGGGCTACGACGAGCCTGCCTTCCGCGATTCCGACGAGGAGATGATTCGCCAGGCGCTGCAGGGGCACGGCAATCCGCATCTGGAAGGAATCGACTTCGAGACGCTCGCGGAACGAAACTTCATGAAGGCCAAGGTCGATTCGTACTTTGCCGGCCGCCTGGCAACTCCGAGCGGAAAAATCGAGCTGTACTCGCAGACGATGGCAGACAGAGGCTATCCGGCCTTGCCGACATATACGCCGCTTCTGACGGACGACGCTTATCCGTACCGATTCATTCCCGGCCCGAACCATAACTTTTTGAACTCGACGTTTTCCAACAATGACAAGCACGTCAAGATGGAGAAAATTCCTCGCCTGCATATGAACAGCGCGGATGCGCTCGCCGCCGGGATTGCGGATGGGGACACGGTGCGCGTCTGGAATGAGCGGGGAGAATGCGAGCTGGTCGTATCCGTCGGCGAAAATGTTTTGCCGGGCGTGGTCGTCAGCCAAGGCTTGTGGGCAGATGCCCCGCAGGCCAAGCATTACGTGAACGCGCTCACCCCTGATCGGGTTGCCGACATGGGCGGCGGCGCGACCTTTTTCTCCGGGCGTGTGGACGTTGTGAAGCTCGCCAAATAA
- a CDS encoding gamma carbonic anhydrase family protein produces the protein MLLLSFENIKPNIHPTVFLAKGSVVSGDVEIGEDSSIWYNTVIRGDIAPTIIGKRVSVQDNSTLHQSPNNPLILEDEVTVGHNAVLHSCIVRRGALIGMGAIVLDRAEIGEEAMVAAGALVPPGMKVPPRTLVVGNPAKVKRELTEADFKELVRIRQSYVDKGKMYRKLEESPLER, from the coding sequence ATGCTACTGCTTTCGTTCGAAAACATCAAGCCCAACATTCATCCAACTGTTTTCCTCGCCAAAGGCTCCGTCGTGTCGGGAGACGTGGAAATCGGCGAGGATTCTTCCATTTGGTACAACACCGTCATTCGCGGCGACATCGCGCCGACCATCATCGGCAAACGAGTGAGCGTGCAAGACAACAGCACGCTGCACCAAAGCCCGAACAACCCGTTGATTCTCGAAGACGAAGTAACGGTCGGACACAATGCCGTCCTGCACAGTTGCATCGTCCGCCGCGGCGCCTTGATCGGCATGGGCGCGATTGTGCTGGACCGCGCCGAGATCGGCGAGGAAGCGATGGTCGCGGCTGGCGCACTCGTCCCGCCCGGCATGAAAGTGCCGCCCCGCACGCTCGTGGTAGGCAACCCGGCGAAGGTCAAGCGGGAGCTGACCGAAGCAGACTTCAAAGAGCTGGTGCGCATCCGCCAGTCTTACGTCGACAAAGGAAAAATGTACCGCAAGCTGGAAGAAAGCCCGCTGGAACGGTAG
- the yfkAB gene encoding radical SAM/CxCxxxxC motif protein YfkAB translates to MIRMVPTTPITPIHDPWEPLFNATPPAYKLTSVEFTVTNLCNLRCEHCAVGDTLRYKDDPALPVDLILRRLDEAKDLLTLSITGGEPMYSERTVKEVILPILRYAADRGLRTQINSNMSMPFSRYELILPYIDVMHISWNWSTPEEFHDIVYAKARQTVSIKQAEAQFERIMENSRKLAAAGVFVSAETMLNHRTWPKLDTLHRQIQEMGSRRHEVHPMYASDFARDLNVLSLDELRQAIHRMLDIRNENLWMLFGTLPFFACSPDPADRELIQRLRTAKNVTTRNDPDGRNRLNINIFTGDVIVTDFGDVEPLGNIQDAQLQHMFDAWQRHSLNQKINCFCPAAKCAGPNLLVANTYYPETDFTLRKALV, encoded by the coding sequence TTGATCCGCATGGTTCCAACAACACCAATCACACCGATACACGATCCATGGGAGCCGTTGTTTAATGCGACACCGCCCGCTTACAAGCTTACCAGCGTGGAGTTTACGGTAACGAATCTGTGCAATCTCCGCTGCGAGCATTGCGCGGTTGGCGATACATTGCGATATAAAGACGATCCCGCCCTGCCTGTCGATCTGATCCTGCGCCGTCTGGACGAAGCCAAGGATTTGCTTACGCTAAGTATAACAGGCGGGGAACCGATGTACAGCGAACGAACTGTAAAGGAAGTCATCCTGCCGATCCTGCGCTACGCAGCAGACCGCGGACTGCGCACACAGATCAACTCGAACATGTCGATGCCGTTTTCCCGCTACGAGCTGATTTTGCCTTACATAGATGTGATGCACATTTCCTGGAACTGGTCTACGCCAGAGGAATTTCATGATATTGTTTACGCAAAAGCAAGGCAAACGGTTTCAATCAAACAGGCAGAAGCGCAGTTTGAGCGCATCATGGAAAATTCCCGCAAGCTCGCTGCAGCAGGCGTGTTCGTCTCCGCGGAGACGATGCTCAATCATCGGACGTGGCCGAAGCTCGATACACTGCATCGGCAAATTCAGGAAATGGGCAGCCGCAGGCACGAGGTTCACCCGATGTACGCCAGCGACTTTGCCCGCGACCTGAACGTGCTGTCTTTGGATGAGCTGCGCCAGGCGATTCACCGGATGCTCGACATTCGCAACGAAAACTTGTGGATGCTGTTCGGGACTCTCCCCTTTTTCGCCTGCAGCCCTGATCCGGCAGACCGAGAGCTGATCCAAAGACTGCGAACAGCGAAAAATGTGACCACCCGCAATGATCCGGATGGTCGGAATCGCTTGAATATCAACATTTTTACGGGCGATGTGATCGTGACCGACTTCGGCGATGTCGAGCCGCTCGGCAATATCCAGGACGCTCAGCTTCAACATATGTTTGACGCCTGGCAGCGCCATTCGTTGAACCAGAAGATCAACTGCTTCTGTCCCGCGGCCAAATGTGCCGGGCCGAACCTGCTCGTTGCCAACACTTACTACCCGGAGACGGACTTCACGTTGCGCAAGGCACTCGTCTAG
- a CDS encoding LysM peptidoglycan-binding domain-containing protein: MNYTVRAGDTLNSIAARFGVPVQELIRVNNIAYPYYIYVGQNLYIPVTATPAPTSDVERRLTRVENRVDALRDDYTKVDDRVDRLETRVNRLEARVTRLERLVPGPVPTPAPTPPPRPRPTATPRPR; encoded by the coding sequence GTGAACTATACAGTCCGTGCGGGAGATACCCTGAACAGTATTGCCGCTCGCTTTGGCGTGCCCGTTCAGGAATTGATCCGCGTAAACAATATCGCCTATCCGTATTACATTTACGTCGGTCAAAACCTGTACATCCCGGTCACTGCCACGCCTGCTCCGACGAGTGATGTGGAACGGAGATTGACGCGCGTGGAAAATCGCGTGGATGCGCTGCGCGACGACTACACCAAAGTCGATGATCGCGTGGATCGCCTGGAAACACGCGTCAACCGCCTGGAGGCGCGCGTGACCCGTCTGGAACGCCTCGTGCCCGGCCCGGTGCCGACGCCTGCGCCAACCCCGCCCCCTCGACCGCGCCCGACTGCGACTCCACGCCCGCGCTAA
- the asnB gene encoding asparagine synthase (glutamine-hydrolyzing): MCGIVGWIDWEKDLSQERPVLQKMTRCLTDRGPDADGFWLTPRAALGHRRLVVVDPAGGQQPMTALKSEHACTMIYNGELYNTEDLRQELLACGHTFQSHSDTEVLLHTYLEWGTDCLSKLNGIFAFAIWDDRAQQLFVARDRLGVKPLFYAQRGSSFLLASELKALLAHPDVRPELSREGLAEVFGISPARTPGHGVFHNVHEVRPGCFLTVTRDRVKQERYWQLESRPHTDDLDTTTARVRELVVDSIQRQLVADVPVATLLSGGLDSSVITAVAADYFKKEGRGTLHSYSIDYVDNDKHFKASAFQPNEDAPYVQLVSKFLGTAHHTIELDTAELIDALKTATLARDLPGMADVDASLYLFCREIKKETTVVLSGECADEVFGGYPWFHREELLTAGTFPWSRAVKERASWLAPELRAWVKPEEYVAMRYAESLDEVPHLPGEDPLEARRREMFYLNITWFMNTLLDRKDRMSMAASLEARVPFCDHRIVEYVWNIPWEMKTYGNREKGILRKAMEGILPDEVLYRKKSPYPKTHNPSYTEAVRTWLLDTLNDPSSPLLRLVDVPVIRKIAESDAQASSIPFFGQLMSTPQLFAYLGQLDYWLREYKVTIKA, translated from the coding sequence ATGTGTGGAATCGTAGGTTGGATTGATTGGGAAAAGGACCTTTCCCAGGAGCGTCCGGTACTGCAAAAAATGACCCGGTGCCTCACGGATCGCGGGCCTGACGCCGACGGGTTTTGGCTGACTCCGCGGGCCGCCCTCGGTCATCGTCGCCTCGTCGTGGTAGACCCGGCAGGCGGGCAACAGCCGATGACGGCTCTCAAAAGCGAACATGCCTGCACGATGATTTACAACGGGGAGCTGTACAACACGGAAGACTTGCGGCAGGAACTGCTCGCCTGCGGCCATACTTTTCAGTCCCATTCGGATACGGAGGTGCTGCTGCACACGTATCTGGAATGGGGCACGGACTGCCTCTCCAAGCTGAACGGTATTTTCGCTTTTGCGATCTGGGACGATCGGGCACAGCAATTGTTTGTCGCACGCGACCGGCTGGGTGTCAAGCCGCTGTTTTACGCGCAGAGAGGCAGCTCGTTTTTGCTCGCCTCCGAATTAAAAGCGCTGCTGGCCCACCCCGATGTACGGCCGGAGCTGTCGCGGGAAGGGCTCGCGGAAGTGTTTGGCATCAGCCCCGCGCGCACGCCGGGCCATGGCGTGTTCCATAACGTGCACGAAGTACGTCCGGGCTGCTTCCTCACCGTCACGCGCGACCGGGTCAAACAGGAGCGATACTGGCAGTTGGAAAGCCGTCCGCATACCGACGACCTGGACACGACGACAGCGCGCGTCAGAGAGCTCGTCGTCGATTCCATCCAGCGCCAGTTGGTAGCGGACGTCCCTGTCGCGACCCTCCTGTCCGGCGGGCTTGACTCCAGCGTCATTACGGCTGTGGCCGCCGACTATTTCAAAAAAGAAGGCCGCGGAACGCTCCACAGCTACTCCATCGACTATGTAGACAACGACAAGCATTTCAAAGCGAGCGCTTTTCAGCCGAACGAGGATGCGCCGTATGTGCAGCTCGTTTCCAAATTTTTGGGCACCGCGCACCATACGATCGAATTGGATACGGCTGAGCTGATCGATGCCTTGAAAACAGCGACGCTCGCCCGCGACCTGCCAGGGATGGCGGACGTGGACGCCTCGCTCTACCTGTTTTGCCGCGAGATCAAAAAAGAGACGACGGTTGTCCTCTCCGGCGAATGCGCAGATGAAGTGTTCGGCGGCTACCCGTGGTTTCACCGGGAGGAGCTGCTTACCGCCGGGACCTTCCCTTGGTCGCGGGCGGTGAAGGAACGGGCCTCGTGGCTTGCGCCCGAGCTGCGAGCCTGGGTCAAACCGGAGGAATACGTCGCGATGCGCTATGCGGAATCGCTCGACGAAGTGCCGCACTTGCCGGGTGAGGACCCGCTGGAAGCACGCCGCCGGGAAATGTTTTACCTCAATATTACGTGGTTCATGAATACGCTGCTCGATCGCAAGGACCGGATGAGTATGGCGGCCAGCCTGGAAGCGCGCGTGCCTTTTTGCGACCACCGGATCGTCGAGTACGTCTGGAATATCCCCTGGGAAATGAAAACGTACGGCAATCGCGAAAAAGGGATTTTGCGCAAGGCGATGGAAGGCATTCTCCCCGACGAAGTGCTGTACCGCAAAAAAAGCCCGTATCCGAAAACGCACAACCCGTCCTACACCGAAGCCGTCCGCACCTGGCTGCTTGATACTTTGAACGACCCGAGCTCGCCGCTGCTGCGGTTGGTCGATGTCCCCGTCATTCGCAAAATTGCCGAGTCGGACGCCCAGGCTTCCAGCATACCGTTCTTCGGTCAGCTCATGAGCACGCCGCAGCTTTTCGCCTACCTGGGCCAGCTAGACTACTGGCTGCGCGAATACAAGGTCACGATCAAGGCGTAG
- a CDS encoding HIRAN domain-containing protein encodes MKISFSKLLLNWKSPVSGRNFPVGVLQKRLDSGLYVFSYNISVVEEAKAEGFIPFIGISDIESVYESKKLFSVFERRLPNTKRNDFQKFLSDNDLQGSDDVYWDYLCVTKGKLATDSLTFMEPIVYEKNYVLFSCEVAGWSYTKSKNRDFQQKENIEFIVRIDDVNPEDSSAVEFIDQENHYERVGYIPRPFNLLFYRLLKQKISVYSKVYHLGKEDNRPHVLIYTEDIEREIIERETDLQYLIEYHD; translated from the coding sequence ATGAAAATTAGTTTTAGTAAATTACTTCTAAACTGGAAAAGTCCAGTTTCAGGGAGAAATTTCCCAGTAGGAGTACTGCAAAAAAGGCTTGATAGCGGTCTGTACGTGTTTTCTTATAACATTTCAGTCGTTGAAGAGGCAAAGGCGGAAGGTTTCATTCCGTTTATCGGGATTAGTGATATCGAGTCAGTCTATGAAAGCAAGAAATTGTTTTCCGTTTTTGAAAGAAGACTTCCTAACACGAAACGAAATGATTTTCAAAAATTTTTGTCTGATAATGATTTGCAGGGTTCTGATGATGTGTATTGGGATTACTTATGTGTAACAAAAGGGAAATTGGCAACGGACTCGTTAACGTTCATGGAACCAATTGTTTATGAAAAGAATTATGTTTTATTTAGTTGTGAGGTTGCAGGCTGGTCATATACAAAATCTAAGAACAGGGATTTTCAACAGAAGGAGAACATTGAGTTTATTGTCAGAATAGACGATGTTAATCCTGAAGATTCGTCTGCAGTTGAATTTATTGACCAAGAAAATCATTATGAACGAGTGGGGTACATACCAAGACCGTTTAATCTGCTTTTTTATCGGTTGTTGAAACAAAAAATCAGTGTTTATTCAAAAGTTTACCACTTAGGAAAAGAAGATAACCGACCACATGTGCTTATTTATACCGAAGATATTGAAAGGGAAATAATCGAAAGGGAAACAGATTTGCAGTATTTAATTGAGTATCATGATTAG
- a CDS encoding alpha/beta-type small acid-soluble spore protein yields MSRRKRPLVPGARAGLDALKAQVAHVADPNQAKYEVASELHVPLQRGYNGQLSSHDAGRIGGRLGGSMVKEMVRMAAQAMNQKS; encoded by the coding sequence ATGAGCAGACGAAAACGTCCTCTCGTCCCAGGTGCCAGAGCAGGGCTCGATGCCTTGAAAGCGCAAGTCGCCCATGTCGCCGATCCGAACCAGGCGAAGTATGAAGTGGCTTCCGAGCTTCACGTCCCGCTGCAGCGCGGCTACAACGGCCAGCTCAGCTCACACGACGCAGGCCGGATCGGCGGCAGGCTGGGCGGCAGCATGGTAAAGGAAATGGTGCGGATGGCCGCGCAAGCCATGAATCAAAAATCGTAA